Proteins from a genomic interval of Aestuariirhabdus haliotis:
- a CDS encoding sensor domain-containing diguanylate cyclase, with protein sequence MAFMLLPVIAHATQLTALDVTNGRTQVSPHVEFIEDPNLGLDLLSVVQQPASRWRKNHDNQVNFGYTDSAYWLRYRLINPDDYKAFRLIEFSYSVLDYLDVYLQRTDGTTVHHAMGDKLPFHQRPLISRNFLVPIELDAQEMITVYVRVKTSSSTQVPMTIWDPQEYYPVSQSRTIFHGIYFGITLVMVLYSLFVYRAVQESVYLYYVAFIISLPMFIASINGFSFQYLWPYATTWNDRAMVFALGGTVASGITFAMKFLSVSRVDDKWTYRYLSSLVAIALGLMLISIFVDYAVLIRPTIILSIIFCSSLLILAGARVLSGDRSARYFILAWISMLSGGIVLSLNKFTILPQNIFTENATQIGSALEIILLSIALADRLNREKLKTFAAQQESLEKEREARASQEQMLKVQREANTLLEQRVEERTRELADLNKQLLELSATDALTGLKNRRHFDEVFQQYYTAAYRHQQPLAMLLLDIDHFKDFNDNHGHAVGDDCLVMIAETIQSQLSRPQDMVARFGGEEFVLLLPDTDNQGACVVAERIRQQVVVTPFRLAEEVLHVTVSIGVSSIIPSRVQKQKSLFELTDQALYKAKESGRNQIQALIENTP encoded by the coding sequence ATGGCTTTTATGCTGCTACCAGTCATCGCCCATGCCACGCAACTGACTGCCCTGGACGTTACCAATGGACGCACACAGGTATCGCCTCATGTCGAGTTTATCGAGGATCCAAATCTTGGCCTCGATTTACTATCGGTTGTTCAACAACCCGCCTCTCGCTGGCGTAAAAATCACGACAACCAGGTGAATTTTGGCTATACCGATTCGGCTTACTGGCTCAGGTACCGCTTGATCAATCCTGATGATTACAAGGCCTTCCGCCTGATAGAGTTCTCTTACTCGGTACTGGATTACCTTGACGTTTACCTGCAGCGAACGGATGGAACCACCGTTCACCACGCCATGGGCGACAAATTACCCTTTCATCAACGTCCTCTAATAAGCCGAAATTTCCTCGTACCTATCGAACTGGATGCACAAGAGATGATCACCGTCTATGTTCGGGTCAAGACCAGCAGCTCCACCCAGGTCCCCATGACCATCTGGGATCCTCAGGAGTATTATCCGGTATCGCAATCAAGAACCATTTTTCATGGTATTTATTTCGGTATTACACTGGTGATGGTGCTCTACAGCCTGTTCGTATACCGGGCAGTGCAAGAAAGCGTCTATCTGTATTACGTTGCTTTTATCATTAGCCTCCCCATGTTTATCGCCAGCATTAACGGATTCAGCTTTCAATATCTCTGGCCCTATGCAACGACCTGGAATGATCGTGCGATGGTGTTTGCCCTTGGTGGCACCGTTGCCTCGGGTATTACCTTCGCGATGAAATTTCTGTCTGTTTCCCGCGTCGATGACAAATGGACTTATCGCTATCTATCGAGCCTGGTCGCTATCGCCCTGGGACTTATGCTCATTTCTATTTTTGTCGATTACGCCGTGTTAATTCGACCCACCATCATTTTGTCGATTATCTTTTGCTCAAGCCTACTAATACTGGCAGGCGCCAGGGTGTTGAGTGGCGATAGATCAGCACGATATTTTATCCTTGCCTGGATCTCTATGCTGTCGGGAGGCATTGTTTTATCGCTCAACAAATTTACTATTTTGCCGCAAAATATTTTTACCGAAAACGCCACCCAAATTGGTTCGGCACTGGAAATCATCTTATTGTCGATAGCACTGGCAGACCGACTTAACCGAGAAAAATTGAAAACCTTTGCTGCCCAGCAAGAATCTCTGGAAAAGGAACGTGAAGCTCGCGCCTCACAGGAACAAATGCTGAAGGTTCAGCGCGAAGCCAACACCTTACTGGAACAACGAGTTGAAGAACGAACCCGAGAACTGGCTGATCTTAATAAACAGCTACTCGAACTCAGTGCAACCGATGCCTTGACCGGGCTAAAAAACCGTCGTCATTTCGATGAGGTCTTTCAGCAATATTACACTGCGGCTTATCGCCACCAGCAACCACTGGCGATGCTGCTACTGGACATTGATCATTTTAAAGATTTCAACGATAACCATGGTCACGCCGTAGGTGATGACTGCCTGGTGATGATTGCAGAAACCATTCAATCCCAGCTCTCACGCCCGCAAGATATGGTGGCCCGTTTTGGCGGAGAAGAGTTTGTCCTCTTATTACCCGATACCGATAACCAGGGAGCCTGTGTGGTAGCGGAACGTATCCGTCAGCAAGTGGTCGTAACTCCATTTCGACTGGCTGAGGAGGTGCTACATGTCACGGTCAGTATTGGTGTCTCCAGCATTATTCCGAGCAGAGTGCAAAAACAAAAATCATTATTCGAATTAACCGATCAGGCACTTTATAAGGCCAAGGAATCCGGCCGTAATCAGATTCAAGCCCTGATTGAAAACACCCCATAA
- the queD gene encoding 6-carboxytetrahydropterin synthase QueD, producing the protein MEIYKDFTFEAAHQLPNVPEGHKCGRLHGHSFQVRIVVCGEVDPHTGWIVDFADLKTAFKPIYDRLDHYYLNDIEGLENPTSENLARWIWQQLKPNLALLSRIEVKETCTCGCVYNGH; encoded by the coding sequence ATGGAAATCTATAAAGACTTTACCTTTGAAGCCGCTCACCAGCTCCCCAACGTCCCCGAAGGCCATAAGTGCGGGCGCCTGCACGGCCATTCATTCCAGGTCCGTATTGTGGTCTGCGGTGAAGTTGACCCTCATACCGGCTGGATTGTCGATTTTGCCGACCTGAAAACAGCCTTCAAGCCAATCTACGACCGTCTCGACCACTATTACCTGAACGATATCGAGGGGCTGGAAAACCCGACCAGCGAAAACCTGGCCCGTTGGATTTGGCAACAATTGAAACCCAACCTGGCCCTGCTAAGCCGTATTGAGGTCAAGGAAACCTGTACTTGCGGCTGCGTTTATAACGGTCATTGA
- the queE gene encoding 7-carboxy-7-deazaguanine synthase, with the protein MYSIKEAFYSLQGEGAHSGRPAVFCRFTGCNLWSGREQDRAGAICDFCDTDFIGSDGQQGGKFSTPQSLGRHLKAFWPDTQEGTPYVICTGGEPALQLDEALVSALHEEGFEVAIETNGTRPLPAGIDWICVSPKGSSQLVITEGDELKLVYPQANALPERFTALSFHHFFLQPMASPEGVDLVQNCGNSQQATIDYCLNHPQWRLSLQTHKIVGIE; encoded by the coding sequence ATGTACAGCATCAAAGAAGCGTTTTATTCCCTGCAAGGTGAAGGTGCCCATAGCGGCCGTCCGGCGGTCTTCTGCCGCTTCACTGGCTGCAATCTGTGGTCCGGCCGCGAACAGGATCGCGCCGGCGCCATCTGCGATTTCTGCGATACCGACTTCATTGGCAGCGACGGCCAGCAAGGCGGTAAATTTTCCACGCCCCAATCGCTTGGTCGGCACCTTAAGGCGTTCTGGCCCGACACCCAAGAAGGGACTCCCTACGTCATCTGTACGGGCGGAGAACCCGCATTGCAACTGGATGAAGCGCTGGTGAGCGCTTTGCACGAAGAAGGCTTTGAGGTCGCCATAGAAACCAACGGCACCCGACCACTGCCCGCCGGTATCGACTGGATCTGCGTCAGCCCCAAAGGCAGCAGCCAACTGGTCATTACCGAAGGGGATGAACTCAAACTGGTCTATCCTCAGGCCAATGCATTACCCGAACGCTTCACGGCCCTGTCGTTTCACCATTTTTTCCTGCAGCCGATGGCCTCCCCTGAAGGCGTCGACCTGGTTCAAAACTGCGGCAACAGCCAACAGGCCACTATCGACTATTGCCTGAATCACCCGCAATGGCGACTGAGCCTGCAGACCCACAAGATAGTAGGCATTGAGTAA
- the queC gene encoding 7-cyano-7-deazaguanine synthase QueC has translation MKQKVVVIYSGGMDSFTVLHRAIEEGFEVYALSFNYGQRHQRELEYARRVCEQLALPHLITDITAINVLLQGSSLTSDDIDVAEGHYSADNMKSTVVPNRNMILLSLAVGYAVSIGADQVFYGAHSGDHTIYPDCRPEFVHAMNDVTRIANFEAVEIVSPFLEQNKIDILRWGLERGLNYADTWTCYNGRERACGKCGSCVERLEAFEHNRTTDPLPYE, from the coding sequence ATGAAACAAAAAGTTGTCGTTATCTATTCCGGGGGAATGGACTCCTTTACCGTACTGCACAGAGCCATAGAAGAAGGCTTCGAGGTGTATGCGCTCAGCTTTAACTACGGTCAGCGTCATCAGCGCGAGCTCGAATACGCCCGCCGAGTCTGTGAACAGTTGGCTCTTCCACACCTGATCACCGATATCACCGCGATCAACGTCTTGCTGCAGGGTTCATCCCTGACCTCGGACGATATCGATGTTGCCGAAGGCCACTACAGCGCCGACAACATGAAAAGCACGGTGGTCCCCAACCGGAACATGATTCTGCTCTCGCTAGCGGTAGGCTATGCCGTTTCGATCGGTGCCGATCAGGTGTTTTATGGCGCCCACTCCGGAGACCACACCATCTACCCCGATTGCCGTCCCGAGTTTGTCCACGCCATGAACGACGTGACTCGTATTGCCAACTTCGAAGCCGTTGAGATTGTCAGCCCCTTTCTGGAGCAAAACAAAATAGACATCCTGCGCTGGGGCTTGGAGCGGGGACTGAATTATGCTGACACCTGGACCTGCTACAACGGCCGCGAACGCGCCTGCGGCAAATGCGGTTCCTGCGTCGAGCGCCTGGAAGCGTTCGAGCACAACCGCACTACCGACCCGCTGCCCTACGAATAG